Sequence from the ANME-2 cluster archaeon genome:
CCTTTTTGGTCAGGTCTATGTAGCCAGAACAGAACACTGATTTTATGCTAAAACTATGGAATGGTGAATTATGGTCCAGATTTCAAAGGTCAAAAATCAGACAAATTGAAGGAATATTGTGAAAATGTTCGGGTTGATTTGACAGATGGTTGAACAGTTACAAGAGAACGATACATACATTCATAAATCAGATAATCAATTCTGAGAACGGTGGGATGGATATCGTCCGGATAATAATCGATAAGGACCGTTGTAACGGCTGCGGTGATTGTGTTGTGGTATGCAAAAGCCGGAACCTGGAAGTCCGTGATGGTGTATGTGTTGCATCCCGGCCCGGTGAGTGCAAACTGTGTATGCTGTGCAAGGTAACCTGCCCGGTGGGCGCTATCGAGATAGAGGTATGAAGTTATGGACAAAGAAGAAGGATGCAGTTGTTTTAATGCTGCACTGGTGGATTATGCCCTCAAGAAAAAGAAGAGCAGCCTGCACAAGGCCACCTGTCCCGTGTGCCAT
This genomic interval carries:
- a CDS encoding 4Fe-4S binding protein, with amino-acid sequence MNSYKRTIHTFINQIINSENGGMDIVRIIIDKDRCNGCGDCVVVCKSRNLEVRDGVCVASRPGECKLCMLCKVTCPVGAIEIEV